A stretch of the Prochlorococcus marinus str. MIT 0918 genome encodes the following:
- the nadA gene encoding quinolinate synthase NadA, whose translation MFKSKTSYQTDLPVPKTRDEIKKQINLLCNEKNAIILAHYYQDEVIQDIAHFIGDSLELSRKASQTNADVIVFCGVHFMAETAKILSPKKTVLIPDINAGCSLADECPADEFKKFLNKYPDHFVISYINCSAAVKAQSDLICTSSNAVDLVKKIPKEIPIIFAPDKNLGRWVINQSGRKMKLWEGSCIVHETFSEEELIKLKAKNPDSEIIAHPECTQSLLEYSDYIGSTSKLLSYIQKSDTSTFIVLTEPGIIHQMKIKEPLKNFVDVPGIDGCSCNSCPYMRLNTAEKVIRSLEQMNPEIILEESIRSKAFNPIKKMLEMSK comes from the coding sequence CTGTTTAAATCTAAAACTAGCTATCAGACGGATTTACCTGTTCCCAAAACAAGGGATGAAATAAAAAAGCAGATAAACCTGCTTTGCAATGAAAAGAATGCCATTATTCTTGCTCATTATTACCAGGATGAAGTCATTCAAGATATAGCTCATTTCATAGGAGACTCCCTTGAGTTATCTAGAAAGGCATCTCAGACAAACGCAGATGTAATAGTTTTTTGTGGTGTTCACTTTATGGCTGAAACAGCGAAGATTTTAAGCCCAAAAAAAACTGTTCTAATACCAGACATAAATGCAGGATGCTCACTAGCTGATGAATGCCCTGCAGATGAATTCAAGAAGTTTTTAAACAAATACCCAGATCATTTTGTTATTAGCTATATAAATTGTTCAGCAGCTGTTAAAGCACAAAGCGATCTTATATGTACAAGTAGTAATGCAGTTGACCTTGTTAAAAAGATACCAAAGGAGATTCCAATCATATTTGCACCTGACAAGAACTTAGGCAGGTGGGTTATAAATCAAAGTGGTCGAAAGATGAAATTGTGGGAAGGTTCATGCATCGTACACGAAACATTTAGTGAGGAAGAACTTATTAAATTAAAAGCAAAGAATCCAGATTCAGAAATAATTGCACATCCTGAATGTACACAAAGCTTATTAGAATATTCAGATTATATAGGTTCTACAAGTAAGTTATTATCATATATTCAAAAATCGGATACTTCTACTTTTATTGTTTTAACAGAGCCAGGAATAATTCATCAAATGAAAATAAAAGAACCGTTAAAGAATTTTGTTGATGTTCCAGGAATTGATGGATGCAGCTGCAATTCCTGTCCTTACATGAGGCTTAATACAGCTGAAAAAGTGATTAGATCACTTGAACAAATGAATCCAGAAATAATACTAGAAGAAAGTATAAGAAGTAAAGCCTTTAACCCAATAAAAAAAATGCTAGAAATGAGTAAATAA
- the aroB gene encoding 3-dehydroquinate synthase — MYQDINRIKVNLTNTPYDVVISAGGIKTIGEELLRIGIRPKTKILIVSNPDVAKPYSSALIKSLEQSNLKSNLLIIEAGEQHKTPQTIAKIHNAAYEHEIERDSLIIALGGGVIGDMAGFAAATWLRGIAFVQVPTTLLAMVDASIGGKTGVNHKFGKNLIGAFHQPKLVLIDINTLQTLPNREFSAGMAEVIKYGVIGDKELFKKLELISSLRCLGDINEKQLLEIITKSVKIKSKIVVEDELEKGLRAILNYGHTFGHVIENLFGYGTWLHGEAVALGMILIGELSLKRNQWESSQVERQKLLIEKAGLPIEYPKLDIEKVIRVLKSDKKVKDGCVRFIMPVKIGTVYIETNITYIEIEEFLREINSI; from the coding sequence GTGTATCAAGACATCAACCGAATCAAAGTCAATCTAACAAATACCCCATATGACGTTGTTATAAGTGCAGGAGGTATTAAAACCATTGGAGAAGAACTGCTGAGAATTGGTATACGTCCAAAAACTAAAATATTAATTGTTTCAAATCCTGATGTAGCCAAGCCATATAGCTCTGCTCTAATAAAAAGTCTTGAGCAATCAAACTTAAAGTCTAATCTTTTAATAATCGAAGCAGGTGAACAACATAAAACACCTCAAACAATCGCCAAAATTCATAACGCAGCATATGAGCATGAAATTGAAAGAGATTCATTAATTATTGCCCTAGGGGGAGGAGTTATTGGAGATATGGCTGGATTTGCTGCTGCAACATGGCTTAGAGGAATCGCATTTGTACAAGTGCCTACAACCTTACTGGCCATGGTAGATGCCTCAATAGGAGGAAAAACAGGAGTCAACCACAAATTCGGGAAAAACTTAATTGGTGCATTTCATCAACCTAAATTAGTACTAATTGATATAAATACGTTACAGACATTGCCTAATAGAGAGTTTTCTGCTGGCATGGCTGAGGTTATAAAATATGGCGTTATAGGTGATAAAGAACTTTTTAAGAAATTAGAACTAATTTCGAGCTTAAGATGCTTAGGTGATATCAATGAAAAACAGTTGTTAGAGATAATCACGAAATCAGTAAAAATCAAATCTAAAATAGTTGTAGAGGATGAATTAGAAAAAGGCTTAAGAGCAATATTAAATTATGGCCACACATTTGGCCATGTCATAGAGAATCTATTTGGTTATGGCACTTGGTTGCATGGTGAAGCTGTAGCATTAGGAATGATTCTTATAGGAGAACTTTCATTAAAAAGAAATCAGTGGGAATCGTCACAAGTGGAAAGACAAAAACTATTAATAGAGAAAGCTGGCTTACCTATAGAATACCCAAAACTAGATATAGAAAAAGTTATTAGAGTATTAAAATCAGACAAGAAAGTTAAAGATGGATGCGTAAGATTTATAATGCCAGTTAAAATTGGAACTGTATATATAGAAACAAATATTACCTATATAGAGATAGAAGAGTTTCTAAGAGAAATAAATAGTATTTAA
- a CDS encoding putative selenate ABC transporter substrate-binding protein, with protein MSNIKIAYRFLYIKLSLSILLLGNILITNITYAEEKLIISAIPDQYPEKLNRLYKTLSNELSRILKVQIEYKPVINYQAAVTSFRTGDLDLVWFGGLTGVQARLQRPGAIVMAQRDIDKNFHSVIIVNTKSNIESIKKIDDLQKLKGRRFTFGSESSTSGRLMPEYYLNKANVRVEEFKGGRPGFSGSHDATIAMVQSNSYEAGVLNEAVWKSSLNNGKADNKKVKQIWRTPPYPDYHWLAQPNLDKRFGKGFTKKLQSSILSLNSSNKQQSIILEMFGAKRFIKAKESQYKMIEEIGRKIGKIR; from the coding sequence TTGTCCAATATTAAAATCGCATATAGATTTTTATATATAAAACTATCTTTATCAATATTATTATTGGGTAATATATTAATCACCAACATTACCTATGCGGAAGAAAAGCTAATAATCAGCGCAATTCCAGATCAATATCCAGAAAAGCTAAATAGACTATACAAAACCCTGTCAAATGAACTAAGTAGAATATTAAAAGTTCAAATAGAATATAAACCTGTAATTAATTACCAAGCTGCTGTAACATCATTTAGGACAGGTGATCTAGACCTTGTTTGGTTTGGTGGTCTAACAGGAGTTCAAGCTAGGTTGCAACGTCCAGGCGCAATAGTAATGGCACAAAGAGATATAGATAAAAACTTCCATAGTGTAATTATAGTTAATACTAAAAGTAATATTGAATCTATTAAAAAAATTGATGACTTACAAAAACTCAAAGGAAGACGTTTTACATTTGGTTCAGAAAGTTCAACATCAGGAAGGTTAATGCCAGAATATTATCTAAATAAAGCTAATGTTAGAGTTGAAGAATTTAAAGGAGGCAGGCCTGGTTTTAGTGGTAGTCATGATGCAACTATAGCAATGGTTCAAAGTAATTCTTATGAAGCAGGAGTACTTAACGAAGCAGTATGGAAAAGTTCTCTTAATAATGGTAAAGCTGATAATAAAAAAGTAAAACAAATTTGGCGCACACCTCCTTATCCAGACTACCATTGGTTAGCACAGCCAAACCTAGATAAAAGATTTGGAAAAGGCTTTACTAAAAAATTACAAAGTTCAATTTTGAGCTTAAATTCTTCCAATAAACAACAATCAATAATACTAGAAATGTTTGGAGCAAAACGTTTTATCAAAGCTAAAGAAAGTCAATATAAAATGATAGAAGAAATTGGACGGAAAATTGGCAAAATAAGGTGA
- the ispG gene encoding (E)-4-hydroxy-3-methylbut-2-enyl-diphosphate synthase, whose translation MLSTIEDNNDLLSRRYSTQIHRRKTCSVIVGGIGIGSEHPVSVQSMINEDTLDIDSSTAAIRRLHEVGCEIVRLTVPSLSHAKAVGEIKNRLEKTYMHVPLVADVHHNGMKIALEVAKHVDKVRINPGLFVFSQPDPNRTEFSKEEIESIKDKIVDNFKPIVNTLKQQNKALRIGVNHGSLAERMLFQFGDTPLGMVESAMEFIRICDSLDFHNIIISMKASRPPVMLAAYRLMADTMDKEGYNYPLHLGVTEAGDGDYGRIKSTVGIGTLLSEGIGDTIRVSLTEAPEKEIPVAYSILQTVGLRKTMVEYISCPSCGRTLFNLEEVVAKVRDATNHLTGLDIAVMGCIVNGPGEMADADYGYVGKGKGIIALYRGREEIRKVAEEDGVTALIDLIKEDGKWIEPGE comes from the coding sequence ATGCTTTCAACAATCGAAGATAATAACGACTTGTTGTCTCGTCGTTATAGCACTCAAATCCATCGCAGAAAAACATGTTCTGTAATAGTTGGAGGTATTGGAATAGGTAGTGAGCATCCTGTTTCAGTCCAATCAATGATTAATGAAGATACTTTAGATATTGATTCATCTACAGCTGCTATAAGACGTTTACATGAGGTTGGTTGTGAAATCGTTAGATTGACAGTCCCTTCACTTTCTCATGCAAAAGCAGTAGGCGAAATAAAAAATAGACTTGAAAAAACTTATATGCATGTTCCATTGGTTGCTGATGTTCATCACAATGGTATGAAGATAGCTTTAGAAGTAGCAAAACATGTAGATAAGGTAAGAATAAATCCAGGCCTTTTTGTTTTTTCTCAACCAGATCCAAATCGTACTGAATTTTCAAAAGAAGAAATCGAATCAATAAAAGATAAGATTGTTGATAATTTTAAACCAATTGTTAATACTTTAAAACAGCAGAATAAGGCATTGAGAATAGGCGTAAACCATGGATCTTTAGCAGAAAGGATGTTATTCCAGTTTGGGGATACACCTCTTGGAATGGTTGAATCTGCAATGGAATTTATTAGGATATGTGATTCATTAGATTTTCATAATATTATTATCTCTATGAAGGCATCTAGGCCGCCTGTAATGCTTGCGGCTTATAGACTTATGGCAGATACTATGGATAAGGAAGGTTATAATTATCCTCTTCATTTAGGCGTCACAGAGGCTGGAGATGGAGATTATGGTCGAATTAAAAGCACCGTAGGAATTGGAACACTTTTGTCTGAGGGAATTGGAGATACTATAAGAGTTTCACTTACTGAAGCACCAGAAAAGGAGATTCCTGTAGCTTATTCAATATTACAAACCGTTGGTTTAAGGAAAACAATGGTTGAATATATAAGTTGTCCAAGTTGTGGAAGAACATTATTTAACCTTGAGGAAGTAGTAGCAAAAGTAAGAGATGCAACTAATCATTTAACTGGTTTAGATATTGCAGTAATGGGTTGTATTGTTAACGGCCCAGGAGAAATGGCAGATGCTGATTATGGTTACGTTGGCAAAGGGAAAGGAATAATTGCACTTTATAGAGGTAGAGAAGAAATTAGAAAAGTAGCAGAAGAAGATGGTGTTACTGCATTAATTGATCTAATTAAAGAAGATGGTAAATGGATAGAGCCTGGCGAATAA
- a CDS encoding TPM domain-containing protein yields MSSKNFLTLILGIIGTLLISFFITIPAFGYDNAELLPTHKTPVIDLAKSLNESQRIKLEESLNQYEEETGWKIKVLTQFENTPGTAIKEFWDIDETTLILVADPRGGNLLNFNVGDAYFALLPRIFWVELQTRYGNQFYVRDNGESEAIIDSINAVKTCLNKGGCEVVPGLPREQWIWTLGTSILGGVIAGVAAVPRKQEELIAWKWLLLMSPLWIMLFGIFGIAPIITRTNEILPLSRNIVSFITCLVISYLLTRKATLGSNHSTEN; encoded by the coding sequence ATGTCATCAAAAAACTTTCTAACTTTAATTTTAGGAATTATTGGCACACTATTAATCTCCTTTTTTATAACCATACCTGCTTTTGGCTATGACAATGCAGAATTATTACCAACACACAAGACGCCTGTTATTGACTTGGCAAAATCTTTAAATGAGAGTCAACGCATAAAGCTAGAAGAATCATTAAATCAATATGAGGAGGAGACAGGCTGGAAGATAAAAGTCCTTACACAATTTGAAAATACACCAGGAACAGCAATAAAAGAATTCTGGGACATTGATGAAACAACTCTGATATTAGTAGCTGATCCTAGAGGTGGTAATCTGTTGAATTTTAATGTAGGAGATGCATATTTTGCACTATTACCAAGAATATTTTGGGTTGAATTACAGACTAGATATGGCAATCAATTTTATGTAAGAGATAATGGAGAAAGTGAAGCAATAATTGACTCTATCAATGCAGTAAAAACATGCCTAAATAAAGGAGGCTGTGAAGTTGTACCTGGACTTCCTAGAGAACAATGGATTTGGACTCTTGGTACATCAATTTTAGGAGGAGTAATAGCTGGGGTTGCTGCTGTACCAAGAAAACAAGAAGAATTAATTGCTTGGAAGTGGTTGTTATTGATGTCACCATTATGGATAATGCTTTTTGGTATATTTGGAATAGCTCCAATTATTACAAGGACAAATGAAATACTTCCTTTGTCAAGAAATATAGTTTCGTTTATAACATGTTTGGTCATATCTTATCTTTTAACACGGAAAGCAACTCTAGGAAGTAATCATAGTACGGAAAATTAA
- a CDS encoding pyridoxal phosphate-dependent aminotransferase, whose translation MSASHVISQRALSLEPSLTLEISSLAQTLKKQGRNICSLSAGEPDYDTPDFIVEAAIKALKDGVTRYGPAAGDQELRDAIANKLTNINKTPSNIENILITNGGKQAIFNLCQVILNIGDEVLLPSPYWLSYPQIIKLAGGIPITLPSSAENNFKLDIAKLKNNITNKTKLLILNSPCNPTGRVMKRSELEEIIDIAVQFPNLNIISDEIYEYLIDRNQEHISISSITPDLKDRIFIVNGFAKAWAMTGWRVGYLRGAKDIIKKCIALQSQSTSNVCSFAQRGALAAITKSMRGIDYMIENYNSRRDLLLNGLKEIDGLLIKKPEGAFYAFPYLNNDLPNSLEFCKTALENQGLAIVPGVAFGDDRCIRISCAVSENTIIDGLNRLKRVIINSKLSK comes from the coding sequence ATGAGCGCCTCTCATGTAATTTCCCAGCGAGCTCTATCTTTAGAGCCATCTTTAACATTAGAGATCAGCTCTCTTGCGCAAACTCTAAAAAAGCAAGGAAGAAACATATGCAGTTTGAGTGCAGGTGAGCCTGACTATGACACACCAGATTTCATAGTAGAAGCAGCTATAAAAGCATTAAAAGATGGTGTAACACGATATGGTCCTGCTGCTGGGGATCAAGAACTAAGAGATGCAATTGCAAATAAACTTACTAATATCAATAAAACACCTTCCAATATAGAAAATATTCTTATAACTAATGGTGGAAAACAAGCGATTTTTAATTTATGTCAAGTAATACTTAATATTGGAGATGAAGTATTATTACCATCACCTTATTGGCTTAGCTATCCTCAGATAATTAAATTAGCCGGAGGTATTCCTATAACATTACCTTCATCTGCTGAAAATAATTTTAAATTAGATATAGCTAAACTCAAAAACAACATAACAAATAAGACTAAGCTACTAATTTTAAACTCTCCTTGTAATCCTACTGGTAGAGTCATGAAGAGAAGTGAACTAGAGGAAATAATTGATATAGCTGTACAATTCCCTAATTTAAATATAATAAGCGATGAGATATATGAGTATTTAATTGATAGAAATCAAGAGCATATAAGTATTTCTTCTATTACTCCTGATCTTAAGGATAGAATATTTATAGTAAATGGATTTGCAAAAGCATGGGCAATGACAGGATGGCGGGTTGGATATTTACGAGGAGCTAAAGATATAATAAAAAAATGTATCGCCTTGCAAAGTCAAAGTACTAGCAATGTTTGTAGCTTTGCTCAAAGAGGAGCACTTGCTGCCATTACAAAGTCAATGAGAGGGATAGATTATATGATAGAAAACTATAACTCAAGAAGAGATTTATTACTTAATGGTTTAAAAGAAATAGATGGTTTACTAATTAAAAAGCCAGAAGGAGCATTTTATGCATTTCCATATTTAAATAATGATTTACCTAACTCATTAGAGTTTTGTAAAACTGCACTTGAGAACCAGGGGCTTGCAATCGTTCCAGGTGTAGCCTTTGGCGATGATCGATGCATTCGCATATCATGCGCTGTATCAGAAAATACTATAATTGATGGACTTAATCGTCTAAAGAGAGTTATAATTAATAGTAAGTTATCAAAATAA
- a CDS encoding S41 family peptidase: MVPVAFAIPLNNSLIEDSPKEVLDQVWQIIYRDYMDSTGKYDPSNWIRLRKKLLSNKYHNYSQVYDEIEAMLLTLEDPYTRFLDPKQFDEMKIDTSGQLTGVGIQIAIDDKTKNIVVISPIEGTPAFKAGVKAKDIIFSIDGKNTEGMSIDNVVKLIRGKEGTKVLIGFQRGNKSINISLVREKIEIRTVSTKRKILNNGMKISYIRLKTFSANASKEMNNAIKSAELHNTDGYIIDLRGNPGGLLEASIEISRQFLDKGIIVSTQTRNGIKNVRRARNTSLTKKPIAILVNEGSASASEILSGAIQDNKRGILVGNKTFGKGLVQSVKPLIDGSGLTVTVAKYLTPNGVDINKNGIKPDIKVNLILKKSDNFSISDLGSSIDNQYTVAENALVQKINQLSNIKSYVPGSANLEKALNK; encoded by the coding sequence TTGGTCCCAGTTGCTTTTGCTATTCCATTAAACAACTCTTTGATTGAAGATAGCCCTAAAGAAGTTTTAGATCAAGTTTGGCAAATAATATACAGAGATTATATGGACTCCACAGGTAAGTATGATCCATCTAATTGGATTAGGCTTAGAAAAAAATTACTTTCTAATAAATATCATAATTATTCTCAAGTCTATGATGAAATTGAAGCCATGTTGTTAACTTTAGAAGATCCTTATACAAGATTTTTGGATCCAAAGCAATTTGATGAAATGAAAATAGATACATCAGGACAGTTGACTGGGGTAGGTATACAAATAGCAATAGATGATAAAACCAAAAATATAGTTGTAATATCACCAATAGAAGGAACTCCTGCTTTCAAGGCAGGTGTAAAAGCAAAAGATATTATCTTTTCAATAGATGGAAAAAATACTGAAGGAATGAGTATAGATAATGTTGTAAAATTAATACGAGGAAAGGAAGGTACTAAGGTCTTAATTGGCTTTCAAAGGGGAAACAAATCTATTAATATATCACTTGTTAGAGAAAAAATAGAAATTAGAACAGTATCAACAAAACGTAAAATATTAAATAATGGCATGAAAATTTCTTATATAAGATTAAAAACATTTAGTGCTAATGCTTCAAAAGAAATGAATAATGCAATTAAGTCTGCAGAACTTCATAATACAGATGGTTATATTATTGATTTAAGAGGAAATCCAGGGGGATTACTTGAAGCAAGTATAGAGATATCAAGACAATTCTTAGATAAAGGAATTATAGTAAGTACCCAAACTAGAAATGGTATAAAAAATGTAAGAAGGGCTAGAAATACTTCATTAACTAAAAAGCCAATAGCGATTTTAGTTAATGAAGGTTCTGCTAGTGCAAGTGAAATTCTATCTGGAGCTATCCAAGATAATAAAAGAGGAATTCTTGTAGGAAATAAAACCTTTGGTAAAGGGTTGGTTCAATCTGTCAAGCCATTAATTGATGGCTCTGGACTTACAGTTACAGTAGCCAAATATCTAACTCCCAATGGAGTTGATATTAATAAGAATGGTATTAAGCCAGATATCAAAGTAAATCTAATCTTGAAGAAGAGTGATAATTTCTCTATTAGTGATTTAGGGTCATCAATAGATAATCAGTATACAGTTGCCGAAAATGCTTTAGTGCAAAAGATTAATCAATTAAGTAACATCAAAAGCTATGTACCTGGTTCAGCTAATTTAGAGAAGGCACTAAATAAATAA
- a CDS encoding class I SAM-dependent methyltransferase: protein MNRTLVNCPDWLAHLIQEAGGSISFSKFMDLALNDPNHGAYSSGKLSIGVKGDFVTSPSLGPDFGQLLAVQITDWLKQIDLVNKNRSKLSIIDVGPGEGDLAFYLINALKETFFNLNSNVEYVLVEINNGMKNRQIKRLESIDSIPIRWTTLEELSKEPVTGIMLAHELLDALPVERLITLNNQLHLQGVRVIQEKNDYFLDFILLPIENSTKIFLEEIKKEYMISIPPENAPDYWTTEIHLKLDSWFNIASKALKEGQLLIIDYAIEASRYYSLFRSNGTLISYYKQKANTNILAQAGNRDITAHLCLETLYIAAKKNLFHFQGETRQGLALLTLGLAEKLFNLTKLQTKDLNIALNKRESLLRLVDPSCLGEFRWIVFTKSSQYITNKNITNKFLKEPIN from the coding sequence ATGAATCGTACTCTTGTGAATTGTCCAGATTGGTTAGCTCATCTTATTCAAGAGGCAGGAGGTTCAATAAGTTTTTCAAAATTTATGGATTTGGCCCTTAATGATCCTAATCATGGTGCTTATTCCTCTGGGAAACTAAGCATTGGAGTTAAAGGTGATTTTGTTACTTCTCCATCCTTAGGCCCCGATTTTGGGCAATTATTAGCTGTACAAATTACAGATTGGCTTAAGCAAATTGATTTAGTTAATAAAAATAGATCAAAACTTTCTATTATTGATGTGGGTCCAGGAGAAGGTGATCTTGCTTTTTATCTCATCAACGCATTAAAGGAAACGTTTTTTAATCTTAATTCTAATGTTGAATATGTTCTTGTCGAAATTAATAATGGTATGAAAAATCGACAGATAAAGAGATTAGAAAGTATAGATAGTATTCCAATTAGGTGGACAACTTTAGAAGAATTATCTAAAGAACCTGTTACTGGGATTATGCTAGCTCATGAACTTTTAGATGCATTACCTGTAGAGCGCCTTATAACTCTTAATAATCAGTTACATTTGCAAGGTGTAAGAGTTATTCAGGAAAAGAATGATTACTTCCTAGATTTCATTTTATTACCTATAGAAAATTCCACTAAAATATTTTTGGAGGAAATTAAAAAAGAATATATGATTTCTATACCTCCTGAAAATGCACCAGATTATTGGACAACTGAAATACATTTAAAATTAGACTCATGGTTTAATATTGCTTCAAAGGCCTTAAAAGAAGGACAACTTTTAATTATAGATTATGCTATTGAAGCATCAAGATATTATTCTTTATTTAGAAGTAATGGAACATTGATATCATATTATAAGCAAAAGGCAAATACTAATATTTTGGCACAGGCAGGAAATAGAGATATAACAGCACATTTATGCCTTGAAACATTATATATAGCCGCAAAGAAAAATTTATTTCATTTTCAAGGAGAAACAAGACAGGGGCTAGCTCTTTTAACATTAGGACTAGCAGAAAAACTTTTTAATTTAACGAAATTACAAACAAAAGACTTGAATATAGCACTGAATAAGAGAGAGAGTCTATTAAGATTAGTTGATCCATCTTGCTTAGGAGAATTTAGATGGATAGTATTTACAAAATCATCTCAATATATAACAAATAAAAATATTACTAATAAATTTCTTAAGGAACCAATTAATTAA
- a CDS encoding uracil-DNA glycosylase — translation MDSTKLVISRGNPFSRLMLIGEAPGAMEEQIGKPFVGRSGLLLNNLLKSSGINHDKDVYICNLVKTRPPNNRPPTKKEISEHLPWLFQQIKLVDPLIIVLIGSTALRTILSTKTKITELRGVWHKWNGVYVMPIFHPAYLLRNPSKTPGGPFDLTRLDLLEVWKKHNELKTVLNSSTSFPL, via the coding sequence TTGGACAGCACAAAGCTTGTTATTTCGAGAGGGAATCCATTTTCTCGTTTAATGTTAATAGGAGAAGCCCCTGGGGCTATGGAAGAACAAATAGGTAAGCCTTTTGTTGGGAGATCTGGTTTATTGTTAAATAATCTTTTAAAGTCTTCAGGAATTAACCATGATAAGGATGTTTACATATGTAATTTGGTTAAAACACGACCACCTAATAACCGACCACCAACAAAAAAAGAAATTTCCGAACATTTACCTTGGCTTTTTCAACAAATAAAATTGGTGGACCCCTTGATTATTGTTTTGATTGGTTCTACTGCTTTACGTACAATACTTAGTACTAAGACCAAAATCACAGAATTAAGAGGTGTTTGGCACAAATGGAATGGAGTCTATGTAATGCCAATTTTTCACCCTGCATACCTACTAAGAAATCCTTCAAAGACTCCTGGAGGCCCATTTGACTTGACGCGTTTAGATTTGTTAGAAGTTTGGAAAAAACATAACGAATTGAAAACGGTATTGAATTCCTCAACATCTTTTCCTTTATAG
- a CDS encoding TIGR04168 family protein: MAGDIHGSWLKEDHDLLMALKPDAILFVGDLGDGHIGNVKAIRRLDIPKALILGNHDRGKDLSGFHLKQQLDLLGDIDCSWRHCNWHNLQLSIVGGRPCSSGGGFYLSPQIKSVFGPITLHDSVCRIVSAAKQVPLENPLIILAHSGPTGLGSQASSICGRDWKLPPIDWGDQDLAIAINQIQKQRSLDLVVFGHMHHRLKRSKGFRETFFYDSIRDTCFLNAACVPRRGNDENGVALCHLSWVEFSNNKLIEASHRWFRSDASLAYKEELFVRKI; encoded by the coding sequence ATAGCAGGAGATATACATGGTTCTTGGTTGAAAGAGGATCATGACCTATTAATGGCTTTAAAGCCTGATGCAATTTTATTTGTTGGGGATCTCGGAGATGGGCATATTGGAAATGTTAAGGCTATTAGAAGACTAGATATCCCTAAGGCTTTAATTCTGGGAAATCATGATCGTGGTAAAGATCTTTCTGGATTTCATCTCAAACAACAACTCGATTTATTGGGTGATATTGATTGTTCTTGGCGTCACTGTAATTGGCACAATCTACAGTTATCAATTGTAGGAGGAAGACCTTGTAGTTCAGGTGGTGGCTTCTACCTTTCTCCTCAAATTAAATCTGTTTTTGGTCCTATTACACTTCATGATTCAGTTTGCAGAATTGTTTCTGCAGCTAAACAAGTTCCACTAGAAAATCCACTTATAATTTTGGCCCATTCAGGCCCTACGGGTTTAGGTTCTCAAGCTTCTAGTATTTGTGGTAGAGATTGGAAATTACCTCCTATTGATTGGGGCGATCAGGATCTTGCAATAGCAATTAATCAAATTCAAAAGCAAAGATCATTGGACTTAGTAGTTTTTGGTCATATGCATCATCGTTTAAAAAGGAGTAAAGGTTTTAGGGAAACCTTCTTTTACGATTCTATTCGTGACACATGTTTTCTAAATGCTGCTTGTGTTCCAAGAAGAGGAAATGATGAAAATGGGGTTGCTTTATGCCATTTGTCCTGGGTTGAATTTTCAAATAATAAATTAATTGAAGCATCACATAGATGGTTTCGATCAGATGCTTCCTTGGCTTATAAAGAAGAACTTTTTGTAAGAAAAATATAG